GATATTTATACACTTCTGAAGTACCAATACCAATAGCCTATAGATCATTTCATAATGCATGAACTCAAGTTCTTCAAATGCTTCTAGCTTAAACTAGGAGTAGATTTGTCCTTCACATATAGACTAGAAACCCAACTTTCACCTATTAAATCAATGCCTTTCTCTACCAGAAACTATCAAACAAAATTCTTAATCCCCACATGCAATTAATTCTTTTCCATAAAATAGGATGCTAGGGATCATCCATCCACCATTCTTTCAGGGGCTGTGTGAGATCATACAGCTTTGAGCACTTGGTACATTCAAACATTCAAGATATCCGGAGCTAATCCTCTACTTTCTACCTTATAGTTGTTTCCTGCTTCCCCTTTCTCATAAAGTTAACCAATGCAGCACATGGATAAAAGAATATAGACTAgttggaaagaagaaaaaaaaagaatatagatTAGTCTACTAGTCATAGTATTAACCATAAAGTTTCCGTGGTATATTGATTCATTCTCTAGAGCAGAGGCAAGTAATGCAAATAAGAACAAGACAAGTAACTtattccccctcccccccccccccccaacccacacacacacacaaccccaaaaaataaaagagaaaaagaggatAAAATAAAAGTTCCTAATCCCTCTCTCATAGGGCTTCTCTTTCTGAGAAGGCCATCAATACTCAAGTTCATTGAAGAACTCTCGAGGATAGCACAGCCACATTTAGCATTCCCTCGAAACTGCTCTTTCTGTCAtgcaaaatatattttcaagccacgtttttctttttctatttcaaTAACAGTTACAAGGTTGAATTCCCCCATAAAATCATTGAAGAACTTCATTAGATAAAGGACGGGAAGCTGTATCAAAAAGCTGCCAGATTGATTCTATTATCTCATTATCCCTCTTTACTCCATATCTTAAGTATGTGACTCATTTGTTAGTCTTCCTGTATAAGGGTATATCTAACTCGACAACAAAAAGAATCTTCTGTTTGTACGCAAGACAGATCTAAAGCCATTTACCTGTCTGAGGGGATTATTGTCTAGCTTCAAACATGTAAGTGCAGGAAGTGATGTTAAGACTGAACCAGGCCAATCTTTTATCTTGTTTTTGGATAAAATGAGAGTCTGCACATTTAAAATAAAGCGATTAGCAACAGATAAGTCAATCCAACCAACCCTAAATTCTTCACTCACAATTTTCAAGACATTATGACAAACTAAATAAACATGTCCTAGAAAGTGAGTTCCCAAAAGTTCTATTTGTCCTTTTTATCTTTTCATGGACCAAAGGACTATAACCTgcaaaaaacaagaacaaatgacaTAGAAATCCAGAAGAAAATGTGGTTAAAGAGGGACAGAATGAATCAGAAACCCCACAAATGTAAGTTGGGAAATTGCATATTAAGAAAAAAAACTTAAGATGTTCATCTCCAAGCCTAGCCTACTCTACATTATCATATGCTTTCGCGAGCACGTCCAACCGTGCCTTGCCACTTGCCAGTTCAAAGTCTAAAAGCCGGTTAATAAGACATATCCGGATTCTAGTGCTTTCGAGATGGTTCGATCGCTAACAAAGACAAGCATGGGAAAGAGCCCGCATGGCAAAGGTTGTTGAGTTACAATGCAACTACTGCATAATGACAATTATCACTCTACTAACGAAAATCAAAGATATATGAAAATATCCTGCTTTCAGTTATATCTTCCACAACAATAATGATTGGCCTTCATTTTTTTTGTCAATCAGGCTTGATCACCTTTTGCCATGCAAACATAGGGAAACAGGAAAATACATTGTGTACCTCCAAGGAAATACAAGAGCAAAGTTCAAGAGGAAGTTCTTCGATTGAGTTCCCTGAAAGATCACATTTTGAGATGTCTCGTGACTTCCAGACATCTGAAGGGACAGCCGTCAAACCAAATCCTCCTAAAGAAAGCTCCTGCAAATACAACTGCTCATGATGATACAATCACCAGATAGGGAGAAGAATCAAATGTATTTTCCCATAGAATGTAGCACTACATGCAAAGTCACTTAGTATTCATTGTAGTGACCAAATTAAATCATATTTAGACCACAGAGAAACACTAAACATATTCGACTATCAAGTTCTGGCTTCAGTGTACAACAAATGCTTTTTGCACACATTTGTCTCTAGCAGCTCTTGAAAACAAAAATTCTTATCAGTTGTCCCTTGAATTAACAGAGGATTTGTGATAGGAACTATATTGCAAAGCTAGACAGTAGAGGCCATAATATGGAATTTATCAGAAATGAAAGTTTTACAAATTTGAACTGCTCCTCTGCACAAATATTTGAAGCTTAAGAGAAAAGAAGATTCCAGTAGTAACTAAACTGTTGTAAATCTCATagtcagtgttgtcaaaggcgcgcttaagccctgaagcgaggctcaaaacacgttgagcgcttcgcctcgctttgtGGGCGCTTTAGTGTCGCATCAAAGCTCTAAGTCATACTTTTCCTTGCAAATGAGTGTAATCCTGAAAAGGCGAccttaaacaattgatatttcactttattgtgaattttttttaaatttctttgtccatatatttgttactcatgcttataatgattagtcttggactacatgcatatttttactttttctttcattgcgccttttttcattaaagtccacgctttatttgcgctttgcgcttaaagccccaatggaccttagagcttttttgcgcttttcgcctttgataacactgctcATAGTCATGCCTATATCGTGCTTTCACTGGCTCCAGtccattaaaaaatattaaaaacaagTGGACTGGACAACTTGGCTATGTAGACTACAAGAATCACCTTTGACGACATTTATGGAAGCTAATTTTTATAGTAAGATTCAACTTTACCCATCTCCACTGGTGGCCAAACATCCAGCAGAATGAATATATTATTACTGACGTGAGCATGGGAGATTTTAGAACTATAAAGTTAGTGAATAACCTTTGAAGACAGGGACAGCCTAGCTGCCATGGCAATAACATCCTCCTTTCCGGGCGTAGCAGCTGCAGATTCTACATTCAGAGTAGTTGCATCAAGAAAACAAGAAATTGAAAGAACGCCCTTATTGAGCAAATAGCACCATCTTACCTTCATCAGTTGGAATTCTACTTCGAAGAAATTTTAATAGAGCAGGTGTAGGTCCATTTACCAACGAGCTGGAGAAATTTTTCaagttaaaagaaattttgaaaaatttcaagTACTGAGAAAACAATTAAAAACAAACAATAAAAGCATCAAGATCTACTTTCAACCTCCGAAGTGTTCTAATAGGGTTGCCAATAAGCAGAAGCTTCCGCAAAGTTGTCATTAAGCCTAAGTTATGAAGTTGTAACCAAGATTAGCTCATATAAACACAATATAGTAACAAAATAACGTTATATGCTCTTGCACTCGCAAGAAAATGCAGCAAGAAAGAAAATGACAGAAAGGAAAAAACTCCGTTATGTTggtattataataaaaataacaattaCCTATATAAAAGAAAAGGACAGAACAGAAATGATAGTGAGAACCAGAATACAAATGACACAAAGTCAAACAACATAGCTACACCCAAATACACTACTATTGATAAATTTGTATAAAATACAGGaactgagcctctaatacagccTACCAAAAACAAATACAACCTACCAATATCTGGAGGCAATCCAGACAATGAATTGTTAGATAAGTCCAGCATTGAAAGTTGCAATTTACATGCCTCCACTGGGTACTCCTTTAACTGCAGATGGCAATAAACAACTTATTCCAACTGTATAGCCAGTTGACAAAATGATTTCACCAATAGGAAACTGGTTACACTAGAGACCAAATTACAACATCTGATATTCAGGGCACTGCTAatatcttcaaaaaaaaaaaaatcactgaaACACTTTGGCATAATTATGAGAATCTCCTAGTGAATTAAAGATGACGAATAAGTAATCACCTGGTTTGAGTGGAGATCAAATATCCCCAACCTATTAAGTGCACCTATCTCCACAGGTAATGAAACAAGTGCATTATTCCTGTCGAAGTGGACAAAACCAAAGGATGGGGCAGCAGATGGGGCGGTGGAGAGGACAAATGAGAAGGTGACGACATGGAATAAATTTATGCCTCTCAAAACCAATGAAATACAAGCATCAATGACATGAAATACCCCATATAAAACTCCAAAAGAGATGAGCAATCCTTTATTGAGGATGGAATTGATGAAATTCCTACAGAGTTCAAATAAAGAGAGCAAACCAGGTCATGCTAACTGATAAAAGATAGACAATGCAAAAAATTCAGCATTATTTAGAGTTGTGTCACAACCACAATAAAAGCTTGATGTACTCACTGTTCTGATGAAGGTCTAGGCGAATCAAGCGTGAAAGGCTTCCTACATTCTCTGGAATGTTATTGAGCAAGTTTTTCGCTGTAGAAGTTAGATGTACGGTAAATCCAATTCCTTACTACGAGTTACTAAGAGTCAATTTGGTAGTAGAGTAAAAATAGAATACTCAGAATTTACATGCATTGAGTTCAGTAAGCATTCTGCATGATGAAATCAAACTCTCAGGAAGCATAGCTAACTTGTTTCCCTGCCATGAAGATGCTAACTGTCAAGCATGACTTTCCGAGTGCAAGACTATAAGAAATCATCAAGCAGTAAAGTCAATAAGGTTTTAGTACCTCAACATCCAACTTTGTTAATTTTGAACACTTCGCTAGATCTCCTGGCAAACTGGAAATGCTATTGTTTGATGCCTGATTGAAGGAACAGACAGAAGGAAAAAACAAACTGGTATGAACAAATGGAGGAGAGAAGTGGAGATTGTCTGATAGTTCATGTTTGATCAACATGACAAAAGATTGCTTCTTCAAGTCACAGCAAGTCTCCATGCTAATAAGACTTTTAAATGTACTGAACTCCCTCAAATAAATCATTCTCCACTAATCAGAATAACTAAAATTTTCTAGAACTCCGTCTACGTGAGCTTCATAAAGTATAGCCGGTCTCAAGTCCAAAAAAGGATGACAGTTGCAATAAGATAACTGCTAGGGTAAATTTCGTCTAAATACAAGTATTCCTCTAAAATAAACCTGAATAGAACAAAATggatacagaggattgctctggCCGGCGCCCAACTAATTTTGGATTAAGACCTAGTTGATTGATTGATGTTGGGCAAAATGTTATTAAACTTATAGGAGCTACATCTTGGACAAACAGGTGCGGCACAATTGGATATGGATCAACAAGTGTTTTGAGTGCACTCGAACTTATTGTGCATGTGACATTCTCCCATGCCGTAAGCGAATCTTCAATTTCTTGCACTCTTTATCGAACATTATCTGGTAAAATACTCAAAAATCTGGCTATTACATGAAGAGATGATTTGGCCAATAAATGCATAATGAGATGATCTCTTATGATCTCAATAAAATGTGTCCTCCCTTCCAAGGACAAAGAAGAATGACCTTCAAAATTGTTCGTCATCTCATAATTTCCAATATCATGTTACAAAAGCCCACTTATGACTTAAAAAGTGAACTTAAAATCATTTATCCTAGAATGGCTAGTTATTTATGAAACACCAAGTATTTCCACAACTTACAACTTTCACAGAAGTGGATCGTCAGATAGACCCTTTAGAAACTTGCATATTGACATAAAGTCCAAGCTAAACTTTTCTTGCATAGTGCTTTTGCTGAAGTTCAAGATCGATACTCGCTTGGTTAAAAAgtcaaaatatttcattttcctctAGCAGTTTTCATGTTAACATTAGACAACAACTTCCTTATAAGTATGATATTGACAGTGCCATTCTCACAGATGCCCTTCTAGAAGTAGACATTCAAAATTTAAGGTGGCGAATAATtcactaacaacaacaacaacaaaaaaccgaGTGAATTCCCACAAGTGGGGAGAGAATAATTCACTAAGATTTGCAAAAATGACTGCTGTCTCTAAAAAGCAAGATAAACAGTTCAGCATTTTAATCAGAACCATCTTTTCTTAACATAATAACATATCATAAGAAAGATGAGGTGCTACCTTGAGGTCTGATAACTCCACGCATCCTCCAAGGGAGTTAGGGAGATCATTTAGTTTGTTGTTTGAACAATCAAACCTGGAGTCAGTAGATTTTTAATAAGAAAGTAGTATTTCAAATGTTATTTAATACATTGGTGAAATGCTCAAACCTACTTGACTAGAGAAGCTGCTGTTCCGATCTCTTCTGGAATGTTCACTATCAAGTTAAATGATACATCTAAGGACTTTAGCATGTGAAGCCTAGCAGAACAAAAAGAGAAGTCGTTTAAATCTCTGTGATCAGCTTTCATACAAGATGCTAAAAAGATCCAGTCCAAAGTAGTTCAAGATTGAAGAGGTTAAAAAGGCATACTCTCCAATAGCCGCTGGAAGACAGGTTAGCTTGTTGTGACTGACATTAAGCACCGACAGTAGAGGTAAATTTCGAAGATCTTCCTTCAATGTTTCTATGTTGTTATGAGCCAAAATCAGCTTCTGTAGCTCCACGGCCTGAAAAAAGTAGAAGGCAAAATTTGCATCAGAGTTAGAAATTCTCAAGGAGATAAACCAGGTGCGTAATGAACTAAGACGTATAACTAACGAGATGTTCATATACCTCCCACCACTTCTCGTCCTCACTGGCTGCATCCAAACTTTTGTATACATCATTGGGCACCTCACTGCACATGAAGAAGCAAGTCATTTTCCTACTTTCTATAATTGATGCAAATAGACCATTTACCATGTCTCTGCTTAACAAACATTAAGACATTATATCTTGAACTTATTATCTGCATAACAAGTACAGTGGTCATTCAATCACCTTGCTGACACCTATATATTACTGGAGAAGAGCAATATGAAATTTCCTGGCATAATGTAAATATCAATATACCAATAGTTAACCAGTCAGATGCATAAGATACTGCCCCGTTTGTCCCATAATTTATTTTCCCACATTCCAAAACATTGTCCAAATTCAATAATGAATATATTATAGTTCTAGCTTTTTAATTTTCCTACgttaccaacaacaacaacaacaacccagtataatcccactggtggggtctggggagggtagtgtgtacgcagaccttacccctaccctggggtagagaggctgtttccgatagaacctcggctccctccctccaaaaattccccaccttgctcttggggtgactcgaactcacaacctcttggttggaagtggagggtgctcaccactagagcaacccactcttgtcaattTTCCAACGTTACCCTAAACATAAAACACTGTAGCACCAGTGTCTTGAGTTTCTCTTATCATGCATCATATCTCGATAGAAAGCCACTATGTTAAGATTGTTTCTCATAGAAGGGAGTATAAAACTACTTCCTCTTTGAGAAGTAACGAGAAAAAAATAAACAGGGGTAAAATTGCAAATTAGAGATCTTTAATTTTCAGACATACATCACATGCATCAGTCAATGTTCCATTTTCTTGACTTGTCAAAGAAGAATAAAATTATGGTATGGAGAATACAGAGTTAAAATATGGTATGGATAACACTGAATTTTTAATCCCATATCCAACCGTATTTCTTTAGCCCCCCCTAGAGCATGCAGTTTAGAATACCTTATGAGCATATTGCTTAGTTTTCCATTTCATTGAACAATAGTCAGCCTTTTGAAAGTTAAGGCAAACCTTGGCTTCTGGATTCATGCATAGTTGTATTTTGTTTCATATGTAATTCAAAGTTGATGACTTGATGTTTGAAACCACCGAAAGCCAGTATTTGTGCATTTGATCAACAGATGATTTCAGGTTCATCACTAGCTCATATGGACTTGAACAAACCACACTGACTTAAGGAAATCGAAAAGATCATTATCCTTATGGCAATTCATCGGAATAGAATGCATGATTGTAAGACCATCAAAGCCACCTCTttatccaaaaagaaaaaaaaaggatgaTTAATCTCAATGTCCATAGCAATCCCCTCCACATTTAATAATGTATCTACAAGTAATAATGTGCTTACAGAAGAAAAGTGACGTTCTTCCTCCTATCCAAAGATACACCATTCAATGCAGCAGCTGTTGTTTTTTGTCTTAGAGTCATTAGACATAAATTAACAGCCTCTCTTATGAACGCCTCTCTTccttcataaggtaggggtaaggtctgcatacacactaccctccccagaccccactgtGTGGGATTGCACTGGATTTGTTGTTAGTTATTAGACATAAATCGTTTCTGGCACAATGAATTGGTGTATGAAGGAAAATTTTATATCTTGAATCCAAAAAAGTAACCATCAGTTGTTCGTCTTCATTTATGATTGAAGAATTGTTGAAAACAAGCcactgcctttattttcttcactttAGCCTCAGAATCTCTTCAAAATCATACAACTTTGTACCAAAAGATAGATCATTTCCATCTACCACGATATATATGCCAAGTCGATCCACTTCTTTCAAACCGTAATTTCCACGAGAACAGAGCTCAATATCAATTTTTGTGAAACTTTAAATCTAGAGTTGCACCCAAAattgtggcctagtggtcaatgaagtggtgGCAGAACCATGAGGCCTTAGGTTCAAATCCTAGCGGAGGCAAAAaccactaggtgatttcttcctcTCTGGCCTCTACCTAAGCTTTGGTGGTCGGAGTTATCCGGTACTTGTGCATGTGGATGTAGGAGATACCTAGTGGAATAGTTGAGGTGCTAAAAAGCTAGCTCGGACCCCGTCATAAAAAAATCTAGACTTTTAAGTTCTATACACTGACAATATAAAAGATATTTGCATAATCAGGTCACTTAAAGGTAATCGTAGGTAACTCTATCTAATAGAGCGAACTAGTAACCTAGAATAAATTATAAGTGACTTGCTAAAACAGGTTAGAATTACTTTGGCATAAAAATTTATATACACTGTCAATGTACATAACTTATATCCTTAAATCTATATTGAATTCATAGCTTTTTTTCCAAAAGTTTTGACAAACTGTTCATCGGAGTACAAATAAGTCCAGATTCGTTAATGATCTTTCATATCCTAGGTCCTCACACAACATTATTACCAAATAAAACCGATTTCGCAGCTTTAAGGATGTTCTAAATTCATCGTTTTAAGCACAATACGAACAGTAAATTAAACCTTCAGTGGCGAAATAGGAAATGTATAAATCAAGTCAATAACAATAAAAAGTGAGAGAAGAATAAGAGAATTAGGACTTTGCCTGAGAGAGCGATTTGATAAGTTGAGAGAACCGGAAGTTCTCGCAGCTTTCAGCACTCGATCCATGGCGATTGATTCAGATTTGTGtggagagaaagaaagaaataatgtTTAACAAGATCTCTCTTGCGCCCGTTTGGTAAAGTGTAATACCATTTGGTACTTGAGTAGTTTAAACTTGAAAGTGAAGACTTTGGCAAAAGTTCATTGGATTAAAGCTGTGGTCATTGACAtagatatatttttaaattatcaaTGAATTTTAATTTGTGATAGCAACTTAGAATAATATTTTTATCATATtacaaattaataataatattattaagaaagtttgtccTATAATTATATATTACACCTACGATTTAATTGTATAAATCATTTACGACTCCTTTTTTACAAGtcaactaatctttatctcaAGATGTAATACATACAATTAATATAAGACACTTGAACTGGAGTATCACGAAATTATTACAAGATAGAAGAATACTTATAAAAGTGAAATATATAAGTTTTATAAAATGATTGTGATGTTTTATACTTAATGCCACACAACatgggtgatttgtgtggtgtctaatTTTCGCGTGCACTAATTATAGAATGACTTGATTCTTCAATGTGTTCCTTATACTGCTGTTGCGGAAAtagtaaatgcaaaaaataaagaac
The nucleotide sequence above comes from Nicotiana tabacum cultivar K326 chromosome 12, ASM71507v2, whole genome shotgun sequence. Encoded proteins:
- the LOC107780136 gene encoding plant intracellular Ras-group-related LRR protein 6 isoform X2; translation: MLKSLDVSFNLIVNIPEEIGTAASLVKFDCSNNKLNDLPNSLGGCVELSDLKASNNSISSLPGDLAKCSKLTKLDVEGNKLAMLPESLISSCRMLTELNASKNLLNNIPENVGSLSRLIRLDLHQNRISSIPSSIKDCSSLLEFYMGNNALVSLPVEIGALNRLGIFDLHSNQLKEYPVEACKLQLSMLDLSNNSLSGLPPDIGLMTTLRKLLLIGNPIRTLRSSLVNGPTPALLKFLRSRIPTDEESAAATPGKEDVIAMAARLSLSSKELSLGGFGLTAVPSDVWKSRDISKCDLSGNSIEELPLELCSCISLETLILSKNKIKDWPGSVLTSLPALTCLKLDNNPLRQIPSSAFQVVSKLQVLDLSGNIGSLPEHPAFSCLPELQELYLRRMQISIFPSDIINLKQLRILDLSQNSLQSIPQVIVNLGSLTELDLSDNNISSLPPELGLLEPSLQVLRLDGNPLRSIRRPILDRGTKAVLKYLKERIVEH
- the LOC107780136 gene encoding plant intracellular Ras-group-related LRR protein 6 isoform X1, whose protein sequence is MDRVLKAARTSGSLNLSNRSLSEVPNDVYKSLDAASEDEKWWEAVELQKLILAHNNIETLKEDLRNLPLLSVLNVSHNKLTCLPAAIGELHMLKSLDVSFNLIVNIPEEIGTAASLVKFDCSNNKLNDLPNSLGGCVELSDLKASNNSISSLPGDLAKCSKLTKLDVEGNKLAMLPESLISSCRMLTELNASKNLLNNIPENVGSLSRLIRLDLHQNRISSIPSSIKDCSSLLEFYMGNNALVSLPVEIGALNRLGIFDLHSNQLKEYPVEACKLQLSMLDLSNNSLSGLPPDIGLMTTLRKLLLIGNPIRTLRSSLVNGPTPALLKFLRSRIPTDEESAAATPGKEDVIAMAARLSLSSKELSLGGFGLTAVPSDVWKSRDISKCDLSGNSIEELPLELCSCISLETLILSKNKIKDWPGSVLTSLPALTCLKLDNNPLRQIPSSAFQVVSKLQVLDLSGNIGSLPEHPAFSCLPELQELYLRRMQISIFPSDIINLKQLRILDLSQNSLQSIPQVIVNLGSLTELDLSDNNISSLPPELGLLEPSLQVLRLDGNPLRSIRRPILDRGTKAVLKYLKERIVEH